A genomic window from Treponema maltophilum ATCC 51939 includes:
- the holA gene encoding DNA polymerase III subunit delta: MPAFPLWLFTGPELGQKNDAIEEYRRKARSLGQIDEYTFYANDARVADIISLLQNGSLFAASRFIVLHCAEQIKLKADIDLIAQWAQEEAKQGSGGSSLLILESDETSVDKKLENIVPKQNRVIFWELFESQKSKWLENWFAKAGFSIDKDAVDTILDLVENNTEALRTECSRFLSCFEKNHRITADDVDAVLSRNRQESVFTLFAALCDASQSDERRLEDALTILQYLRSSKESSSVQLLAGLAYCFRKLGLWHRLHAEGGISDFDLKTKGFASKKMQSQYASAARLWDRSAAAACLARIARTDSTIRRNGKAGEEAELELMLYSLACKKGRAFESAENAG; this comes from the coding sequence ATGCCCGCTTTTCCGCTTTGGCTTTTTACCGGTCCCGAACTCGGACAAAAAAACGATGCCATAGAAGAATACCGCCGAAAAGCCCGCAGCCTCGGGCAAATCGACGAATATACGTTTTACGCAAACGACGCCCGCGTTGCCGACATCATATCGCTTTTGCAAAACGGCTCCCTTTTTGCCGCGTCGCGCTTTATCGTGCTGCATTGCGCCGAACAGATAAAATTAAAGGCCGACATCGATTTAATTGCGCAATGGGCGCAGGAAGAAGCAAAGCAAGGCTCCGGCGGCAGTTCGCTTCTCATTTTGGAATCCGATGAAACGTCGGTGGATAAAAAGCTTGAAAACATCGTTCCCAAACAAAACCGCGTTATCTTTTGGGAATTGTTCGAATCGCAAAAAAGCAAGTGGCTCGAAAACTGGTTTGCAAAAGCGGGTTTTTCGATCGACAAAGACGCCGTCGACACTATCCTTGATTTGGTCGAAAACAATACCGAAGCTTTGCGGACCGAATGTTCGCGCTTTTTGTCCTGCTTTGAAAAAAATCACCGCATAACGGCGGATGACGTCGACGCTGTTTTAAGCCGTAACCGTCAGGAATCGGTGTTTACCCTGTTTGCCGCCCTGTGCGATGCTTCTCAAAGCGACGAGCGCCGTTTGGAAGACGCTTTAACGATCCTGCAGTATTTGCGCAGTTCAAAAGAATCTTCGTCCGTCCAGCTCCTTGCGGGATTGGCCTATTGCTTCAGAAAACTGGGGCTGTGGCACCGCCTGCACGCCGAAGGCGGAATAAGCGACTTCGATTTAAAAACAAAGGGTTTTGCAAGCAAAAAAATGCAAAGTCAATACGCTTCGGCAGCCCGGCTCTGGGATCGCTCTGCTGCGGCAGCCTGCCTTGCCCGCATAGCGCGTACCGACAGCACTATCCGCCGCAACGGAAAAGCCGGCGAAGAAGCCGAACTTGAGCTTATGCTCTATTCGCTCGCCTGCAAAAAAGGACGCGCCTTTGAATCGGCGGAAAACGCCGGCTGA
- a CDS encoding YdbC family protein has translation MADDFSFEITKQIGEISKSKSGWALELNMVSWGGREPKFDLRSWAPDHQKMGKGVTLTQEDLVSLKALLNAMEL, from the coding sequence ATGGCGGATGATTTTTCTTTTGAAATAACAAAACAAATCGGGGAAATCTCGAAAAGCAAATCGGGCTGGGCGCTCGAACTTAACATGGTGTCGTGGGGCGGCCGCGAACCGAAATTCGATTTGCGCAGCTGGGCGCCGGATCATCAAAAAATGGGCAAGGGCGTTACGCTTACGCAGGAAGATTTGGTTTCGCTGAAAGCGCTTTTAAACGCGATGGAACTGTAA
- a CDS encoding sigma-70 family RNA polymerase sigma factor yields MSGNDNVLALYLKDINKIPLLTREEENELAVKAARGDEKAKHKIVNANLRFVVNVAKKYQNRGLDLTDLISEGNIGLLTAIERFDVTKGYHFISYAVWWIRQAILKAICEKSRPIRLPLNRANELVQIEKARKTLTGNKSEEEEIAEVAGMLNMDSAHVREIIRISRDMVSLDSALRPADADSATIGEFLEDDQYENPEQSAINMTMREDIDSVLDSLSEKEAEVLRYRYGLNGSSSMSLKEVGDVFNLTKERIRQIEKKALRRLQHPQRMSRLEAYVA; encoded by the coding sequence ATGAGCGGCAACGATAATGTACTTGCATTGTATCTTAAAGATATAAATAAAATCCCCTTGCTGACAAGGGAAGAAGAAAACGAGTTGGCGGTAAAGGCCGCCCGCGGCGATGAAAAAGCCAAACATAAAATCGTAAACGCGAATTTACGCTTTGTCGTCAACGTGGCGAAAAAGTATCAAAACCGCGGCCTCGACTTAACCGACCTCATAAGCGAAGGGAATATCGGTCTGCTTACGGCGATCGAACGCTTCGACGTTACCAAAGGTTATCATTTTATATCCTACGCCGTGTGGTGGATACGCCAAGCCATCTTAAAGGCCATTTGCGAAAAATCCCGGCCGATCCGCTTGCCGCTTAACCGGGCAAACGAATTGGTTCAAATAGAAAAAGCGCGCAAAACGCTGACCGGAAACAAAAGCGAAGAAGAAGAAATCGCGGAAGTTGCCGGCATGCTGAATATGGACAGCGCTCATGTGCGTGAAATCATCCGCATTTCGCGCGATATGGTTTCGCTCGATTCGGCGCTCCGGCCGGCAGATGCGGACAGCGCGACAATCGGTGAATTTTTGGAAGACGATCAATACGAAAACCCCGAACAAAGCGCAATCAATATGACGATGCGCGAAGACATAGACAGCGTACTTGATAGTTTAAGCGAAAAAGAGGCGGAAGTTTTGCGCTACCGCTACGGCTTAAACGGCAGTTCTTCGATGTCGTTAAAAGAAGTGGGCGACGTCTTTAATTTAACGAAAGAGCGCATCCGCCAAATTGAAAAGAAAGCTTTGCGCCGCTTACAGCATCCGCAGCGCATGAGCCGCCTCGAAGCCTATGTAGCTTAG
- the ispF gene encoding 2-C-methyl-D-erythritol 2,4-cyclodiphosphate synthase, protein MKIALILTAAGTSERFASGKKKEYMPLCSALFPNQKSGTVLSCSAEPFLRTLTSDSDCSSCTLARFVVTLPSQKADKAEAEQALFASPFVAEKLRDLHLKPEFIPGGASRRESVLCALEYLASGAHSAGAQHSDRDCDVDLVFIHDGARPFLSPGLVKKVLALAREKGACAPALPVVDTCKEIDTETSAITRHLPRSRLAAVQTPQCFYFKKLLEAHRKAHNDGKTYTDDTEIWGAYEGDVYVCEGERTNVKITYKEDLPGGTSASRTPASCAVYRIGLGSDTHRLVSGRPLLIGGVHIPFDKGELAHSDGDVLFHAITDALLGAASLGDIGELFPPSDPAWKDADSSVLLKTAWRRVQDAGWRLENLDCVLSIERPRILDWRHKIRESIASVLDCEIDRVFVKAKTAEGLGDIGEGKAVSALCTCLLRFT, encoded by the coding sequence ATGAAAATCGCCCTTATTTTAACCGCGGCGGGCACTTCCGAGCGCTTTGCTTCCGGTAAAAAAAAAGAATACATGCCCCTGTGTTCCGCTTTATTTCCGAACCAAAAAAGCGGAACCGTACTGTCGTGCAGCGCCGAACCCTTTTTGCGTACGCTGACTTCCGATTCCGATTGTTCCTCCTGCACCCTTGCGCGTTTCGTCGTAACGCTGCCGTCGCAAAAAGCCGATAAAGCCGAAGCGGAACAAGCGCTTTTTGCAAGTCCCTTTGTTGCCGAAAAACTGCGTGATTTACATCTCAAGCCTGAATTTATTCCGGGCGGAGCTTCGCGTCGCGAATCGGTTTTATGCGCTTTGGAGTATTTAGCATCGGGCGCGCACAGCGCGGGCGCACAACATTCCGATCGTGATTGCGATGTCGACCTTGTTTTTATACATGATGGGGCGCGCCCTTTTTTAAGTCCGGGCTTGGTTAAAAAAGTTCTGGCTCTTGCCCGCGAAAAAGGCGCGTGTGCTCCGGCTCTTCCCGTCGTGGACACTTGCAAAGAAATAGATACCGAAACTTCGGCAATTACGCGCCATTTACCGCGTTCCCGTTTAGCGGCCGTCCAAACGCCGCAGTGTTTTTATTTTAAAAAACTTTTGGAAGCCCACCGCAAAGCGCACAATGACGGCAAAACCTATACCGACGACACGGAAATATGGGGCGCATACGAAGGGGATGTATACGTGTGCGAGGGGGAACGAACAAACGTGAAAATAACATATAAAGAAGATTTACCCGGCGGAACAAGCGCTTCCCGCACTCCGGCTTCATGCGCCGTTTACAGAATCGGACTGGGGTCCGATACGCACCGTCTTGTATCCGGCCGGCCGCTTCTCATAGGCGGCGTTCACATTCCTTTCGACAAGGGCGAACTTGCCCATTCCGACGGGGACGTACTGTTCCACGCGATAACCGACGCGCTGCTCGGCGCCGCCTCCTTGGGCGACATCGGCGAACTTTTTCCGCCCTCCGATCCCGCATGGAAAGATGCCGATTCAAGCGTCCTTCTTAAAACGGCATGGCGGCGCGTGCAGGACGCCGGCTGGCGTCTTGAAAACCTTGACTGCGTGCTTTCCATAGAACGGCCGAGGATCCTCGATTGGCGGCACAAAATACGCGAAAGCATCGCCTCCGTTTTGGACTGCGAAATCGACCGCGTGTTTGTAAAAGCAAAAACCGCCGAAGGCCTCGGCGATATCGGCGAGGGAAAGGCGGTTTCGGCCCTCTGCACGTGCCTATTGCGCTTCACGTGA
- a CDS encoding CarD family transcriptional regulator, giving the protein MSKAKTPFKVNQKIVYPSQGVGKIIEIKEKVFNDEKLLYYVMYLEVSDMTIMVPVARCGELGIRAIVSQDEAMAALQKIGEDFEPITSDWKLRYQMNLDLLKKGTVSDIAMIVRSLYHRSKVKELPILERKLYDSAKKLLEDEISFALDKPLEEVEALIHEKLEPAGLQNEIRRGASAFDGLNDDDEFLNEDDEDDIMGADEDDEDDDGDDDE; this is encoded by the coding sequence ATGAGTAAAGCGAAAACTCCTTTTAAGGTTAATCAAAAAATCGTGTACCCCAGTCAGGGTGTCGGCAAAATTATTGAAATTAAAGAAAAAGTTTTTAACGATGAAAAATTATTGTACTATGTAATGTACTTGGAAGTTTCCGATATGACGATTATGGTTCCCGTCGCCCGCTGCGGCGAGTTGGGAATCCGCGCCATTGTTTCGCAGGATGAAGCGATGGCCGCTTTGCAAAAAATCGGTGAAGATTTCGAACCGATTACGTCGGACTGGAAACTTCGCTATCAGATGAATCTCGATCTGTTAAAGAAGGGGACGGTAAGCGACATCGCGATGATTGTGCGCTCGCTGTATCACCGCAGCAAGGTTAAGGAACTGCCGATTTTGGAACGCAAACTGTACGATTCGGCAAAAAAGCTGCTCGAAGACGAAATATCGTTTGCCTTGGATAAACCCTTGGAAGAAGTTGAAGCATTAATTCACGAAAAACTTGAGCCGGCAGGTCTCCAAAACGAAATCCGCCGCGGCGCTTCCGCTTTTGACGGTTTGAACGACGATGACGAATTTTTAAACGAAGACGACGAAGACGATATTATGGGCGCCGATGAAGACGATGAAGACGACGACGGCGACGATGATGAATGA
- a CDS encoding peptide ABC transporter substrate-binding protein: MYNTARFLFRALFRAAAFCMLSFFCAYAHEHAQEDEDPGILLFNPDVQKELVIIDSSHADNLNPHTANYSSEAQILNGLYEGLFSYDPMTLDPLPALAETFRISRDQKTWTFTLRENAQFSNGETIEAEDVKRSWLALLRPGLRAPFASLLDCIAGAAAYRNGTGSAESVGITAKNKKTLVVRLEKPAKHFAKILCHHAFAVVHPDANVFSGAFVLKKHDKEELLLEKNPFYYAAGEVALPSIRIISGTDKDENAFSFNTGKSPWVEGYVNVEKIYDKKNVAVYPEFGTEFFFFKASKAPWNNLRMRKAVLAAIPWEKLRQDAPVAAQTLIVPLQNYPKIYGVGDDNGGDAEDSEDSELFAQAASNSGKKRGAKAGGKKPIPTLTIAIPDFDYTKKQAALIADSLMKAGIKVLIKPIAQERYLESIGESKADLFTYTWIGDFADPLSFLELFRKDSSLRITDWQDEGFEALLEQAASAQDEKERYKKLAEAEQFLLDEALILPVSHPVSLNAVDRNVLGGWFVNALNIHPFKYLYFLEPAKIEGII; this comes from the coding sequence ATGTATAATACCGCACGCTTTTTGTTCCGCGCCTTGTTCCGCGCGGCGGCATTTTGCATGCTGTCGTTTTTTTGTGCATATGCGCATGAACACGCGCAAGAAGACGAAGATCCGGGCATTTTACTCTTTAATCCCGATGTGCAAAAGGAATTGGTGATTATAGATTCGTCGCACGCGGATAACTTAAATCCGCACACGGCCAATTACAGTTCCGAAGCCCAAATTTTAAACGGCTTGTACGAAGGGCTTTTTTCGTACGACCCTATGACGCTCGATCCGCTTCCCGCGCTTGCCGAAACGTTCCGCATATCGCGCGACCAAAAGACGTGGACCTTTACGTTGCGCGAAAACGCACAGTTCAGTAACGGCGAAACAATCGAAGCCGAAGACGTAAAGCGCTCTTGGCTCGCACTTTTGCGTCCCGGTTTGCGCGCGCCGTTCGCTTCGCTTTTGGACTGCATAGCGGGCGCTGCCGCGTACCGAAACGGTACCGGTTCCGCCGAAAGCGTAGGCATTACGGCAAAAAATAAAAAAACGCTTGTCGTCCGCTTGGAAAAGCCCGCGAAGCACTTTGCAAAAATTCTGTGCCACCACGCTTTCGCCGTCGTGCATCCGGATGCGAACGTGTTTTCGGGAGCCTTCGTGTTGAAAAAACACGATAAGGAAGAGTTGCTGCTTGAAAAAAATCCTTTTTATTATGCCGCAGGCGAAGTCGCCCTTCCTTCGATCCGCATTATAAGCGGAACCGACAAGGACGAAAACGCCTTTTCGTTCAACACGGGAAAATCGCCGTGGGTCGAAGGCTACGTTAACGTTGAAAAAATATACGATAAAAAAAATGTCGCCGTCTACCCGGAGTTCGGCACGGAATTCTTTTTCTTTAAAGCTTCGAAAGCGCCGTGGAATAATCTGCGTATGCGCAAAGCCGTACTCGCCGCCATCCCGTGGGAAAAGCTGCGGCAGGATGCGCCGGTCGCCGCGCAAACGCTGATTGTTCCTTTGCAGAATTATCCGAAAATCTACGGCGTCGGCGATGATAACGGCGGAGATGCGGAAGACTCGGAAGATTCCGAGCTTTTTGCTCAAGCCGCGTCAAACTCCGGGAAAAAAAGGGGCGCCAAGGCCGGCGGCAAAAAGCCGATACCGACTCTTACGATCGCCATTCCCGACTTCGATTACACAAAAAAACAAGCCGCGCTTATCGCCGATTCGCTTATGAAAGCCGGCATAAAAGTTCTCATAAAACCGATCGCTCAAGAACGTTATTTGGAAAGCATCGGCGAATCAAAGGCGGATCTTTTTACCTACACGTGGATAGGCGATTTTGCCGACCCGCTTTCTTTTTTGGAATTGTTCAGAAAGGATTCGTCGCTTCGTATAACGGATTGGCAGGACGAAGGGTTTGAAGCGCTGCTCGAACAAGCCGCCTCGGCGCAGGACGAAAAAGAGCGCTATAAAAAACTTGCCGAAGCCGAACAGTTTTTATTGGACGAAGCGCTCATTCTGCCCGTGTCGCATCCGGTTTCTTTAAACGCGGTCGACAGGAACGTTTTGGGCGGCTGGTTTGTAAACGCGCTGAACATTCATCCCTTTAAATACCTGTACTTTCTCGAACCGGCAAAAATCGAAGGAATCATTTAA
- a CDS encoding glycoside hydrolase family 1 protein, producing MHFKLPENLLLGTATAATQIEGGDTNNSWYDWALAPGHIADGTNPLRADDHYNRVDEDIALMKSLNLQIYRFGVEWSRIEPERGQFNSEAIGHYRDELKKLRDNGIQPLVTLHHFTNPRWFENTGAFENPESPELFSNFVRYTVEGLADLADEWITINEPNVYAVNGYFFGIWPPGKKNDLKALSAVYTNLAVSHIAAYRDIHRIREQKGFAPDATRVGFANHLRVFTPRCKWNPVHRLSAAFMRRAFQDSLTQASMTGKASWPVKKMPASVNGTPIGCGRFYDFIGINYYSRDAVSAGKNGVFPSVPHNDLGWEIYPEGLRLLSESMSRRYKAPIYITENGTCDARDAFRSRFIYDHLKVVCESGLPIERYYHWSLMDNFEWAEGESGKFGLIAVDYETQKRTVHSSGEFYARIIQNRGVTDDMYKTFVESTRYPQ from the coding sequence ATGCACTTTAAACTGCCCGAAAACTTATTGCTGGGAACCGCAACCGCGGCGACCCAAATCGAAGGCGGCGACACGAATAACAGCTGGTACGATTGGGCTCTAGCTCCCGGTCATATCGCCGACGGCACAAACCCGCTCAGGGCCGATGACCATTACAATCGCGTAGACGAAGACATCGCCCTTATGAAAAGTCTGAACCTTCAAATATACCGCTTCGGCGTGGAATGGAGCCGCATCGAACCCGAACGCGGTCAATTCAACAGCGAAGCGATCGGGCATTACCGCGACGAATTGAAAAAACTGCGCGACAACGGCATACAGCCGCTCGTTACGCTGCACCATTTTACAAACCCGCGCTGGTTTGAAAATACGGGTGCATTTGAAAACCCCGAATCGCCCGAGCTGTTTTCGAATTTCGTTCGCTATACGGTTGAAGGTCTTGCCGATTTGGCCGACGAATGGATTACGATTAACGAGCCGAACGTCTATGCCGTAAACGGCTATTTTTTCGGCATATGGCCCCCCGGCAAAAAAAACGATTTAAAAGCCTTGAGCGCCGTCTATACGAATTTGGCCGTTTCGCACATCGCCGCTTATCGGGATATTCACCGCATCAGAGAACAAAAAGGTTTTGCGCCCGATGCTACGCGCGTGGGCTTTGCCAATCATTTGCGCGTTTTTACGCCGCGCTGCAAATGGAATCCCGTACACCGGCTGTCGGCCGCGTTTATGCGCCGCGCCTTTCAGGATTCGCTTACGCAAGCGTCAATGACGGGCAAGGCATCCTGGCCGGTAAAAAAAATGCCCGCGTCGGTAAACGGAACGCCTATCGGATGCGGCCGCTTTTACGATTTTATCGGCATCAATTATTACTCGCGCGATGCGGTGAGTGCCGGCAAAAACGGCGTGTTTCCTTCGGTTCCGCACAACGATTTGGGCTGGGAAATTTACCCTGAAGGTTTGCGCTTGCTTTCGGAAAGCATGTCCCGCCGCTATAAGGCCCCGATTTACATAACCGAAAACGGCACGTGCGACGCACGGGACGCGTTCAGAAGCCGCTTTATTTACGATCACTTAAAGGTTGTGTGCGAATCCGGATTGCCGATCGAGCGTTACTACCACTGGTCTCTTATGGACAACTTTGAATGGGCCGAAGGCGAAAGCGGAAAATTCGGCTTAATCGCCGTGGACTACGAAACGCAAAAAAGAACCGTCCACTCAAGCGGCGAGTTTTATGCGCGCATTATTCAAAACCGCGGCGTAACGGACGATATGTACAAAACCTTTGTGGAAAGTACGCGGTACCCGCAATAA
- a CDS encoding ABC transporter permease — MDFIPESFVQRVKTFVSRYAAACILCACVIVFAVTDTSLISLRSIRDVFSNAAPLLISSAATALCLFAGYIDLSAGSAAVFAGIIAGSFVQASETAGRFFPSLPPIPFFIVIPAVLLLFFVVGACNGFIIKKFFVPPWAATLGTGLLLSALSRVYLYDQDISQKVLEGFTKGYTFFGAGYIGASPVYSIPFAVIFSIAVFALLLIVIKTFFPVFNLPVLHKEVPLLWPAYPKDFTLKETMFLYGITASLFALSGIMISARAGSASAVSGLEFQIRPLIVCFIASLSLFGGRGNWTALVASVLIFCAFTYAADFIGINRFVSLCICAVIFLASLLTDIRARRRHAL; from the coding sequence ATGGATTTTATACCCGAATCGTTTGTGCAGCGCGTAAAAACCTTTGTGAGCCGTTATGCGGCCGCATGCATTTTGTGCGCGTGCGTTATCGTCTTTGCCGTAACGGATACGAGTTTGATTTCGCTGCGCAGTATACGCGATGTGTTTTCGAATGCCGCGCCGCTTTTGATTTCGTCGGCGGCAACCGCCCTGTGTTTGTTTGCCGGCTATATCGATTTGTCCGCCGGAAGCGCGGCCGTTTTTGCAGGTATCATCGCAGGCTCATTTGTACAGGCGTCCGAAACGGCCGGCAGATTTTTTCCTTCTTTGCCGCCGATTCCTTTTTTTATCGTGATTCCCGCGGTACTGTTGCTGTTTTTTGTCGTCGGTGCCTGCAACGGCTTTATAATAAAAAAGTTTTTTGTACCGCCGTGGGCGGCGACGCTCGGCACCGGTCTTTTATTGTCCGCTTTAAGCCGCGTGTACCTCTACGATCAGGACATTTCGCAAAAAGTTTTGGAAGGTTTTACAAAGGGCTACACCTTTTTCGGTGCGGGATACATCGGCGCAAGCCCCGTATATTCGATTCCTTTTGCCGTGATTTTTTCGATTGCGGTGTTTGCGCTTTTGCTTATCGTAATCAAAACGTTTTTTCCGGTTTTCAATCTTCCCGTTTTGCATAAAGAAGTGCCGCTTTTGTGGCCCGCGTACCCCAAAGATTTTACGCTCAAAGAAACAATGTTTTTATACGGCATCACCGCTTCTCTTTTTGCATTAAGCGGTATAATGATTTCCGCCCGTGCGGGAAGTGCAAGCGCCGTCTCCGGCTTGGAATTCCAAATCAGGCCCCTCATCGTATGTTTTATCGCTTCGCTGTCTTTGTTCGGCGGAAGAGGAAACTGGACAGCCCTTGTCGCATCGGTTCTTATTTTTTGCGCCTTTACCTACGCGGCCGATTTTATCGGTATAAACCGGTTTGTATCTTTATGTATTTGCGCCGTTATATTTTTAGCGTCTTTGTTGACCGATATACGCGCGAGGAGGCGACATGCACTTTAA
- the ftsH gene encoding ATP-dependent zinc metalloprotease FtsH: MSDKNDADNNKNGKDPFDFFKLSVDPEHGGKERNERPPRIPFWLILLAFIVGVSVFNWIFVLRGSDTTIDFSEFKRLISSGQIVRVEMGDTYFLGYGPDSSRGTKETDMLPSFLFSSSSSQGTVYRTVGILTEDFLSLLDEKGVAYKAVKNQRSILLQLLFNLVIPVGILFVMYRFIFKRMGGLGGSIFSAGQSRAAAVEEGKVTTRFSDVAGVDEAKEELVEVVDFLKSPQKYTEIGGKIPKGVLLVGPPGTGKTLLARAVAGEAGVPFFRISGSDFVEMFVGVGASRVRDLFKQARDKAPCIVFIDELDAIGKSRINSVSGGNDEREQTLNQLLVEMDGFDNEKGLIILAATNRPDILDPALLRPGRFDRQVPVERPDVKGREEILRIHSKNVKLDAEVNFESLAHGTIGFSGADLANVVNEAALLAVRNGHAKVMMSDFNDAIDKVSIGLKKKTRKENEKERRIVAFHETGHALVGAFTPGYPPVNKITVVPRSHGIGGFTQYREEEEKTLQTERDLINEVDVLLGGRAAEQVVFNEISTGAANDIQRATDTIRKMITAYGMSGRFKNVTLGKSGQGYGFGPAEPQLVREYSEETQKYIDEEIARIMAERFKHVLSLLKEKKQVMEYVANRLLEKETIEQQEFNEIIKAEADLAAKSAQAKPRRGKKTDEA; encoded by the coding sequence ATGAGCGATAAAAACGACGCGGACAACAACAAAAACGGCAAAGACCCTTTCGACTTTTTTAAACTTTCGGTTGATCCCGAACACGGCGGCAAGGAGCGTAACGAGCGCCCGCCGCGCATTCCTTTTTGGCTTATTCTTTTGGCGTTTATTGTGGGTGTAAGCGTTTTTAACTGGATTTTCGTGCTGCGCGGAAGCGATACGACAATCGATTTTTCCGAATTTAAACGGCTGATAAGTTCCGGTCAGATTGTGCGGGTCGAAATGGGCGACACGTACTTTTTAGGTTACGGACCGGATTCGTCGCGCGGCACAAAGGAAACGGACATGCTTCCTTCGTTTTTGTTTTCGTCATCTTCGTCGCAAGGAACGGTGTATAGAACGGTAGGAATTCTTACCGAAGACTTTTTGTCGCTGCTCGACGAAAAGGGTGTCGCCTATAAGGCGGTAAAAAATCAGCGCAGTATTTTGCTGCAGCTTTTGTTCAATTTGGTTATTCCCGTCGGTATTTTGTTTGTGATGTACCGCTTTATCTTTAAGCGCATGGGCGGTTTGGGCGGAAGTATTTTTTCCGCGGGACAAAGCCGCGCGGCTGCGGTAGAAGAAGGCAAGGTTACGACCCGTTTTTCCGATGTTGCCGGCGTTGACGAAGCGAAAGAAGAATTGGTTGAAGTAGTCGACTTTTTGAAGTCGCCGCAAAAATATACCGAAATCGGCGGAAAGATTCCGAAGGGCGTGCTTTTGGTCGGCCCGCCGGGAACGGGTAAAACGCTTTTGGCGCGCGCCGTTGCGGGCGAAGCCGGTGTTCCTTTTTTTCGCATTTCCGGTTCCGACTTTGTCGAAATGTTTGTCGGCGTCGGCGCAAGCCGCGTGCGCGACCTTTTTAAACAGGCGCGCGACAAAGCACCGTGCATTGTCTTTATCGACGAATTGGACGCCATCGGCAAAAGCCGTATCAATTCGGTAAGCGGCGGCAACGACGAGCGGGAGCAAACGCTCAATCAATTGCTGGTCGAAATGGACGGCTTCGACAACGAAAAAGGCTTGATAATTCTTGCCGCGACGAACCGTCCCGACATTCTCGACCCCGCGCTGCTGCGCCCCGGCCGCTTTGACCGGCAAGTTCCGGTCGAACGCCCCGACGTAAAAGGCAGGGAAGAAATCCTGCGCATTCACTCGAAGAACGTCAAGCTCGACGCCGAAGTCAACTTCGAATCGCTTGCGCACGGCACTATCGGATTTTCGGGTGCCGACCTTGCAAACGTTGTAAACGAAGCAGCCTTGCTTGCCGTCCGCAACGGGCATGCGAAGGTCATGATGTCCGACTTTAACGATGCGATCGACAAGGTAAGCATCGGTCTTAAAAAGAAAACGCGCAAAGAAAACGAAAAAGAGCGGCGCATCGTCGCCTTCCACGAAACGGGACACGCGCTTGTCGGCGCCTTTACGCCCGGTTATCCGCCGGTTAATAAAATTACCGTGGTTCCGCGTTCGCACGGTATCGGCGGGTTTACGCAGTACCGCGAAGAAGAAGAAAAAACGCTGCAAACCGAACGCGATTTAATCAACGAAGTGGACGTTTTGCTCGGCGGGCGTGCCGCCGAACAGGTTGTTTTTAACGAGATTTCGACGGGAGCCGCAAACGACATTCAGCGGGCAACCGACACAATCCGCAAAATGATTACCGCCTACGGTATGAGCGGCCGCTTTAAAAACGTTACGCTCGGAAAGTCCGGACAGGGCTACGGGTTCGGTCCTGCGGAACCCCAGCTGGTGCGCGAATATTCGGAAGAAACGCAAAAATACATCGACGAAGAAATCGCGCGCATTATGGCCGAGCGCTTTAAACACGTTTTAAGTCTTTTAAAAGAAAAAAAACAGGTTATGGAATACGTCGCGAACCGGCTTTTGGAAAAAGAAACGATCGAACAGCAGGAGTTCAACGAGATTATAAAAGCCGAAGCCGACCTTGCCGCAAAGAGCGCTCAGGCAAAACCGCGGCGCGGCAAAAAAACGGACGAGGCTTAA
- the fliS gene encoding flagellar export chaperone FliS: protein MAYTQAYTAYRETGVRTASQGKLILMLYEEAIRRLDAALALYTDSDKIETVSIEKFHANLVKTQEIITELMVSLDMEKGGEIAQNLMALYGFFNRELVDISINHDRKKLSSVRTMMNDLHGSWAVAVSETPAAEPAAHPSVDING, encoded by the coding sequence ATGGCATACACGCAAGCTTATACCGCATACAGAGAAACCGGAGTCAGAACGGCCAGTCAGGGTAAATTGATTCTTATGCTCTACGAAGAAGCGATCCGCCGTTTGGACGCGGCCTTGGCCTTGTATACGGATTCGGACAAAATAGAAACGGTTTCCATCGAAAAATTTCATGCCAATTTGGTAAAAACGCAGGAAATCATTACGGAACTGATGGTTTCGCTCGATATGGAAAAGGGCGGAGAAATCGCGCAAAACCTTATGGCTTTGTACGGATTTTTCAACCGGGAACTGGTGGACATAAGCATCAATCACGACCGCAAAAAACTTTCTTCCGTGCGGACGATGATGAACGACCTGCACGGTTCGTGGGCCGTAGCCGTTTCGGAAACGCCTGCCGCCGAACCTGCGGCTCATCCTTCCGTCGATATAAACGGATAA